The proteins below come from a single Osmerus mordax isolate fOsmMor3 chromosome 3, fOsmMor3.pri, whole genome shotgun sequence genomic window:
- the st8sia6 gene encoding alpha-N-acetylneuraminide alpha-2,8-sialyltransferase, which produces MKLLLLKMLFSLMLTFLILGTFFTALVWYVFNDSTVGPRNPHRPKNPAAAPSHTCKDCKNNVTDKVVERYSHAWRKQEDNSKKFRSLLSSRCHGVTKAVVTQANTPLGSKMVYDGEKRKPLHVTPELFSTFVKEHPFASNTTWDTCSVVGNGGILTNSSCGEKIDSAQFVIRCNLPPLENGYERDVGNKTDLVTANPSILLEKYGALLERRRPFVESLRSYGDSLILLPAFSYGHNTPVSLRALYTVQDFDSPSRPVFLNPEYLQSLARFWRSQGLKSVRLSTGMIVASLALEFCANVDLFGFWPFSQHLDGHQPLTNHYYDNRQAKKTIHAMPAEFDHLLKLHSQGVLRIHLGECAPPGSRRVSHNYWPSQAG; this is translated from the exons ATGAAGCTACTGCTGTTAAAGATGCTTTTCTCCTTGATGCTCACCTTCCTTATCTTGGGGACTTTCTTTACTGCCCTCGTTTGGTACGTCTTCAACGACAG TACTGTTGGGCCCCGGAACCCCCACCGCCCCAAGAACCCTGCCGCAGCCCCATCTCACACATGCAAGGACTGCAA gaaCAACGTCACCGACAAAGTGGTGGAACGTTATTCTCACGCCTGGAGGAAACAGGAGGACAATTCTAAAAAGTTCAG ATCCCTGCTCAGCAGCCGTTGTCATGGAGTCACCAAGGCTGTGGTCACCCAGGCCAACACTCCCCTGGGGTCGAAGATGGTGTATGATGGTGAAAAGAGAAAACCTCTCCACGTTACCCCTGAACTCTTCAGCACGTTTGTTAAG GAACATCCATTTGCATCCAATACAACTTGGGATACCTGTTCTGTTGTTGGCAACGGCGGAATCCTGACCAATAGCAGCTGTGGAGAGAAGATAGACTCTGCTCAGTTTGTTATCAG GTGTAACCTGCCTCCTTTGGAGAACGGTTATGAGAGAGATGTCGGCAACAAGACGGACCTTGTGACAGCCAATCCCAGCATTCTGTTGGAGAA GTACGGGGCTTTACTGGAGCGCCGTCGACCCTTTGTGGAGAGCTTGCGTAGCTACGGAGACTCCCTGATCCTCCTGCCGGCGTTCTCCTACGGCCACAACACGCCCGTGTCCCTGAGGGCCCTCTACACCGTCCAGGACTTCGACAGCCCCTCGCGGCCCGTCTTCCTCAACCCGGAGTACCTCCAGAGCCTGGCCCGCTTCTGGCGCTCCCAGGGCCTGAAGTCGGTGCGTCTCAGCACGGGGATGATCGTGGCCAGTCTGGCCCTGGAGTTCTGCGCCAACGTGGATCTGTTTGGCTTCTGGCCCTTTAGCCAGCACCTGGACGGACACCAGCCCCTCACCAATCATTACTATGACAACAGACAGGCCAAGAAGACTATCCACGCCATGCCTGCTGAGTTTGACCACCTGCTGAAGCTCCACAGTCAGGGTGTGTTGAGGATACACCTGGGTGAGTGTGCACCACCCGGCAG cCGCAGGGTTTCCCACAATTACTGGCCGAGCCAGGCAGGCTAA
- the gjc1 gene encoding gap junction gamma-1 protein isoform X2: MSWSFLTRLLEEIHNHSTFVGKLWLTVLIVFRIVLTAVGGESIYYDEQSKFVCNSGQPGCENVCYDAFAPLSHVRFWVFQIILVAMPSLMYMGYAVNKIARLEEAKGGVPSAPVVRASGGGGYTHRRPRKICFGARQHRGIEEDQEDQEDDPMIYEVPEIEPPKRPRDPLVPTPKPKVRHDGRQRIRDEGLMRIYVLQLVTRTALEAGFLAGQYLLYGFRVAPVYVCSGMPCPHSVDCFVSRPTEKTIFLRIMYGVTVLCLGLNVWEMLHLGIGSICDILRRRRCLVGDGGADYVGYPFSWNTPSAPPGYNIVVKPEQIPYTDLSNAKMACKQNRANIAQEEQQQFGSNEDNFPTGGEARVALNKDMIQQAHEQLEAAIQAYSQQHRPHKERKHRFKHGKGGGSGGGSSSNSSSSKSGEGKPSVWI; this comes from the exons ATGAGCTGGAGCTTCCTCACGCGGCTGCTGGAGGAGATCCACAACCACTCCACCTTCGTGGGGAAGCTGTGGCTCACCGTGCTCATCGTCTTCCGCATCGTCCTCACCGCCGTCGGGGGAGAGTCCATCTACTACGACGAGCAGAGCAAGTTTGTCTGCAACTCGGGCCAGCCGGGCTGCGAGAACGTGTGCTACGACGCCTTCGCCCCACTGTCCCACGTCCGCTTCTGGGTGTTCCAGATCATCCTGGTGGCCATGCCCTCCCTCATGTACATGGGCTACGCCGTCAACAAGATCGCTCGCCTGGAGGAGGCCAAGGGAGGCGTCCCCAGCGCCCCCGTGGTCAGAGCGTCCGGAGGTGGCGGGTACACGCACAGGAGGCCCCGGAAGATTTGCTTCGGGGCTCGGCAGCACCGAGGCAtcgaggaggaccaggaggaccaggaggacgACCCCATGATCTACGAGGTCCCCGAGATCGAGCCCCCCAAACGCCCCCGCGACCCGCTCGTCCCCACGCCCAAGCCCAAAGTCCGCCACGACGGACGCCAGCGTATCCGCGACGAGGGCCTGATGCGGATCTACGTGCTGCAGCTGGTGACGCGCACGGCCCTGGAGGCGGGCTTCCTGGCCGGGCAGTACCTGCTGTACGGGTTCCGCGTGGCGCCCGTCTACGTGTGCTCGGGGATGCCCTGCCCGCACAGCGTGGACTGCTTCGTGTCGCGGCCCACGGAGAAGACCATCTTCCTGCGCATCATGTACGGCGTcaccgtgctctgcctcgggcTCAACGTGTGGGAGATGCTCCACCTGGGGATCGGCTCCATCTGCGACATCCTCCGCCGTCGCCGCT GCTTGGTGGGGGACGGGGGTGCCGATTACGTGGGCTACCCGTTCTCGTGGAACACCCCGTCCGCCCCGCCGGGCTATAACATCGTGGTGAAGCCGGAACAGATCCCCTATACGGACCTCAGCAACGCTAAGATGGCCTGCAAGCAGAACCGAGCCAACATCgcccaggaggagcagcagcagtttGGAAGCAACGAGGACAATTTCCCCACGGGCGGCGAGGCTCGCGTGGCCCTCAACAAAGACATGATCCAGCAGGCCCACGAGCAGCTGGAGGCTGCCATCCAGGCCTACAGTCAACAGCACCGG CCTCACAAGGAGCGTAAGCACCGCTTCAAGCAcgggaagggagggggcagcGGTGGAGGCAGCagtagcaacagcagcagcagcaagtcAGGGGAGGGCAAGCCCTCTGTGTGGATATGA
- the gjc1 gene encoding gap junction gamma-1 protein isoform X1 — MSWSFLTRLLEEIHNHSTFVGKLWLTVLIVFRIVLTAVGGESIYYDEQSKFVCNSGQPGCENVCYDAFAPLSHVRFWVFQIILVAMPSLMYMGYAVNKIARLEEAKGGVPSAPVVRASGGGGYTHRRPRKICFGARQHRGIEEDQEDQEDDPMIYEVPEIEPPKRPRDPLVPTPKPKVRHDGRQRIRDEGLMRIYVLQLVTRTALEAGFLAGQYLLYGFRVAPVYVCSGMPCPHSVDCFVSRPTEKTIFLRIMYGVTVLCLGLNVWEMLHLGIGSICDILRRRRCPPPEDEYQLGLLGANGGVEGPGGVPGPEVGAGEGLVGDGGADYVGYPFSWNTPSAPPGYNIVVKPEQIPYTDLSNAKMACKQNRANIAQEEQQQFGSNEDNFPTGGEARVALNKDMIQQAHEQLEAAIQAYSQQHRAEVQLDDNQDDKPQSNIIQAQPQPQPQPQPQPHKERKHRFKHGKGGGSGGGSSSNSSSSKSGEGKPSVWI, encoded by the coding sequence ATGAGCTGGAGCTTCCTCACGCGGCTGCTGGAGGAGATCCACAACCACTCCACCTTCGTGGGGAAGCTGTGGCTCACCGTGCTCATCGTCTTCCGCATCGTCCTCACCGCCGTCGGGGGAGAGTCCATCTACTACGACGAGCAGAGCAAGTTTGTCTGCAACTCGGGCCAGCCGGGCTGCGAGAACGTGTGCTACGACGCCTTCGCCCCACTGTCCCACGTCCGCTTCTGGGTGTTCCAGATCATCCTGGTGGCCATGCCCTCCCTCATGTACATGGGCTACGCCGTCAACAAGATCGCTCGCCTGGAGGAGGCCAAGGGAGGCGTCCCCAGCGCCCCCGTGGTCAGAGCGTCCGGAGGTGGCGGGTACACGCACAGGAGGCCCCGGAAGATTTGCTTCGGGGCTCGGCAGCACCGAGGCAtcgaggaggaccaggaggaccaggaggacgACCCCATGATCTACGAGGTCCCCGAGATCGAGCCCCCCAAACGCCCCCGCGACCCGCTCGTCCCCACGCCCAAGCCCAAAGTCCGCCACGACGGACGCCAGCGTATCCGCGACGAGGGCCTGATGCGGATCTACGTGCTGCAGCTGGTGACGCGCACGGCCCTGGAGGCGGGCTTCCTGGCCGGGCAGTACCTGCTGTACGGGTTCCGCGTGGCGCCCGTCTACGTGTGCTCGGGGATGCCCTGCCCGCACAGCGTGGACTGCTTCGTGTCGCGGCCCACGGAGAAGACCATCTTCCTGCGCATCATGTACGGCGTcaccgtgctctgcctcgggcTCAACGTGTGGGAGATGCTCCACCTGGGGATCGGCTCCATCTGCGACATCCTCCGCCGTCGCCGCTGCCCGCCCCCCGAGGACGAGTATCAGCTGGGGCTGCTGGGAGCCAACGGGGGCGTGGAGGGGCCCGGGGGCGTGCCCGGGCCCGAGGTGGGCGCTGGGGAAGGCTTGGTGGGGGACGGGGGTGCCGATTACGTGGGCTACCCGTTCTCGTGGAACACCCCGTCCGCCCCGCCGGGCTATAACATCGTGGTGAAGCCGGAACAGATCCCCTATACGGACCTCAGCAACGCTAAGATGGCCTGCAAGCAGAACCGAGCCAACATCgcccaggaggagcagcagcagtttGGAAGCAACGAGGACAATTTCCCCACGGGCGGCGAGGCTCGCGTGGCCCTCAACAAAGACATGATCCAGCAGGCCCACGAGCAGCTGGAGGCTGCCATCCAGGCCTACAGTCAACAGCACCGGGCCGAGGTTCAGCTGGACGACAATCAGGACGACAAGCCCCAGAGCAACATcatccaggcccagccccagccccagcctcagcctcaaccGCAGCCTCACAAGGAGCGTAAGCACCGCTTCAAGCAcgggaagggagggggcagcGGTGGAGGCAGCagtagcaacagcagcagcagcaagtcAGGGGAGGGCAAGCCCTCTGTGTGGATATGA